Within the Bacteroidales bacterium genome, the region TACTGGCAGTATTCAACTCTACCCCTACTTTATTTACACAGCTAACCACCACATCTTCCAGTCCTTTCTGAAGTTGCTGCTGGTTCACATCATGCTGGTACTGTCCGACACCAATCGATTTAGGATCAATTTTAACCAGTTCGGAAAGTGGGTCCATCAGTCTTCGTCCTATGCTCACAGCTCCCCTGACGGTTACATCATAATCGGGAAATTCCTGGCGTGCCACATCGCTTGCAGAATACACAGAAGCCCCGCTCTCATTCACCATGAGTGCGAGGATATTGCTTTCGAAAGGAATTCGTTTTACAAAATTCTCTGTTTCCCTGCCTGCAGTTCCGTTACCAATGGCAATGGCTTCTATTTTATATGCTTTTACAAGCGTTTGTATCTTGGCAGAAGCTTGTTTTACCTCGTTTTGAGGGGGATGCGGATAGATAGTCTCATTATGGATCAGCTTTCCCTGGCGATCAAGTATGGCGATTTTGCAACCGGTCCGGAAACCTGGATCTAAAGCCAGTACATTTTTCTGTCCAAGAGGCGGCGCTAATAACAATTGACGTAAGTTTTCAGCAAATACCCTGATAGCTTCCAGGTCGGCACGTTCCTTTGCGATCTGCCGGTATTCTGTTTCCATCGAAGGCTGCAGCAATCGCTTATATGAATCTTTAACCGCTATTTCCACCTGATCAGAGCAGCTGTTATGACTCTTTACAAATATCCTGTTCAAAATTTCAAGGGCATCATCCTGGGAAGGTTCAATACCTACTTTGAGAAAGCCTTCATTTTCACCCCTGAGCATAGCCAGCAGTCGATGAGAAGGCGCTTTCATCAGGGATTCTTCCCAATCGAAATACGCCTCATATTTGATCCCTTCCAATTCTTTTCCTTTCACAGGACGGGATTGGATTTTAGAATCACGGTTAAAAAGGTTACGGATCCGTTCTCTTCCATGTTTATTCTCATTGACCCATTCGGCGATGATATCCCTGGCTCCGGCAAGGGCTTCATCGACAGTACTTACATCTTTTGAAGGGTCGATAAAACTTTTCGCTTTCTCGAAAGGATCCAGCATTTGTTGTGACATCACGATTTTTGCCAGCGGTTCCAATCCTTTTTCCCTGGCAATGGTAGCACGGGTCCGGCGCTTAGGTTTATACGGCAGGTAAATATCCTCCAGTTCACTCAAGGTGGCAGCTTCTTCAAGTTGCTTTTGTATTTCAGGAGTCATGAATCCCTGTTCTGTGACAGAGTTTATTATTGCTTCCCGCCTTTTTTCGAGTTCAATGATTCTCTCATAACGATCACGCACTGCTGAGATTTGCACTTCATCCAGGCTTCCGGTCATCTCCTTACGATAGCGGGCGATAAAAGGAACCGTGGCCCCTTCTTTCAACAGATTTATCGTATTAATGACCTGGAAATCCCTTACTCCCAGCTCATTGGCAATCAATTTTATATATTTTTCTTCCATGATATGATTTAAGGGAGATAGAAAATATCCTTACAGGTTTGCAAATACAAAAGTAGTATTGTTTAGTGGAAAGAATGAACAGTAACCAATCTGTCTTGATGCAAACCAAATTGAAGTCTGAAATCTATCGTACAATTGTAACCATTCCCCTTTTTACGATTTTGTCTTTTTTGAGAACATTCCCTGTGACACCAAATTGCATCACCCAAACATAGGTCCCGGCAGGACATTCAACCCCTTTAAAGGTTGCATCCCATCCATCAGTAAAACTATCAGTTTCCCACAGAAGTTGGCCCCATCGGTTATAGACATAAAAATGGTAATTATCAATACCTTGTGTAGGTCCTTTGATACGAAATTTATCATTGGTACCATCAAAATTCGGAGAAAATGCATTAGGCACAAAAAGGTCAAGTAACAGTACTTTCATGGTATCCTGCTGCATACAGCAATTGGTATCCACAATCGTAATGTAATAGAAACCCGGCTCAGAAACTTCAAGGGTTTCATTGGTTGATCCATCTGACCATTCATACGTTTTCATAAAATCCCCTGCATCCAGCAATACTGCTGACCCCGGAAGGATGTAAATACTATCCGGATCAAAAGAGAAGCTCTTGGGAGGCAATGGATTGATCTTTACAGGAAAGGTAGAAACAAAGCTGCGGTTATTGAACCATTCAGTAAGATTGATAGAGTAGTTACCCGGAGTTGAGAATA harbors:
- a CDS encoding RNA-binding transcriptional accessory protein; this translates as MEEKYIKLIANELGVRDFQVINTINLLKEGATVPFIARYRKEMTGSLDEVQISAVRDRYERIIELEKRREAIINSVTEQGFMTPEIQKQLEEAATLSELEDIYLPYKPKRRTRATIAREKGLEPLAKIVMSQQMLDPFEKAKSFIDPSKDVSTVDEALAGARDIIAEWVNENKHGRERIRNLFNRDSKIQSRPVKGKELEGIKYEAYFDWEESLMKAPSHRLLAMLRGENEGFLKVGIEPSQDDALEILNRIFVKSHNSCSDQVEIAVKDSYKRLLQPSMETEYRQIAKERADLEAIRVFAENLRQLLLAPPLGQKNVLALDPGFRTGCKIAILDRQGKLIHNETIYPHPPQNEVKQASAKIQTLVKAYKIEAIAIGNGTAGRETENFVKRIPFESNILALMVNESGASVYSASDVARQEFPDYDVTVRGAVSIGRRLMDPLSELVKIDPKSIGVGQYQHDVNQQQLQKGLEDVVVSCVNKVGVELNTASKQLLTHVSGVGPVLAAKIVEYREKNGNFESRDELKKVPRLGDKAFEQAAGFLRIRESQNPLDRSAVHPESYTVVKRMADKAGCSVSDLMQNGEIRKQLKLEEFVTSSVGMPTLTDIMQELDKPGRDPREKYEFFEFDKNVNSIADVIPGMILPGIITNITNFGAFVDIGVHQDGLVHVSQLADRFIKDPNQVVKLNQKVMVKILEVDKERKRIQLTMKGIQ